The nucleotide sequence GAGCCCGGTCGGCAGATCGAGCAGATACTCAGCGAACAGGCCGGTCTGCGACCGCGACAGGCCGGCGGTCCAGGTCGGATCGACATAGGGGCCCGATTGACGATAGTCCTCGTCCTGGTAATCGGCGCCGATGGCGAGGGTATTCTGGGCGCCGGCCAGCCAAGGTGTTTCGAACTTCAGTGCGCCCTTGGTGTCGAGCGTGGTGCGCTGGCCGTTGTAGAAATAGTTGCCCCACTCCGGCGAGCGCGAATCCAGATTGTGCTCGAAGGACTTGATGCCGAAGGTCTGGGTCCAGCGGCCATCCCACAGCTTCAGCGTGCCGACCGCGCTCGCCGACAAATTGTCGTAGGCCGAGGTGTCGGCCTTGTCGACCACGCGGCCATAGGTCGCCGGATTGGCCGGAATGGGCGTCCAGTCCGGCAGGTAGCCGATGGTGGCATAGTCGCTATTGTCGGTCTTGGTCGCACGGTCCATCCAGTGGACCGAGCCTTCGAGATTGAAATACTCGTTGAAGTCGACACCGGCCTTGCCGGACACCACGGTGGCGTGGCTGCCGTCGGTTTCCGAGCCCCAGCGCGAGACGTTGAAGCCGCGCGTCGATTCGTTCGACACCGTCAGCGCGCCGTAGACCGGGCCGACCGCGCCGCGTGCCGAGGCGGCCGCGCCACCCGAATTGCGGGTGCCGATCTCGGCGCGCGTGGTGAGTTCCGGCTTGGCCAGGCCGCGGCCGCTCTTGGTGATCACCGAAATCACGCCGGCCTGGGCGTCGGCGCCCCACACGCCGGACTGCGGGCCGCGCAGCACCTCGATGCGCTCGATGTCGTCGACCAGGAAGCCGGCGAAGTCGAAGCTGTTGTTGTCGACGCCGTTCACCTTCACGCCGTCGATCATCACCATGAGGTGGGTCGGCTTCATGCCGCGCATGCGCACCTCGGTGAGGCCGCCGCGCGGGCCGGTGGTGCCGACGGCGACGCCGGCGACCTGCCGCAGCGCGTCGGGCACCGTGGTGATGCCGTTGGCACGCAGTTCGTCGCCTCGAATCACCGTCACCGCCGACCCGACCTTGGAGGCTTCCACCGGCACTTGGCTGGCGGTGACCACGAGTTCGGGCAGATCGTTGTCAGATTGCGCCAGCGCCGGCAGTGCGACGAGCGGGATCAACGAGGTCGTAAGCAGAAAGCTATGCAAAGCCGAGCGGGCGGACGCCGCCATGACGCATCTCCGGGAGCCAGAAGATCGACAGGAATCGCGGCGGCCCAGGCTTTCGCCCAGCGCTGGCATCGTTCAAAGCTCAAGGCGTGGCGCATGGCCGACCCTCCGCGACAGTTCCACTGTCACCGAGCGGAGAGACCGCCCCGGCCGCGCGCCCCGCACGCCGGAAGGTGACTCGCACAGGTCGGTCTCCTGGCTCGCGGGTCATCGCCTGCCGCCGCCTTCCCAGAGCTGGACCTCCAGTGGCGTATCGACGGTTGGCTCACCGCTCACAGTTGCGGGGGCAGCCTCGGATTCGTCCAGCCGCTCCGCGGCCGTCCTCACCGTGTTCCCTGGGCCGGATGCACCGGCCCACCTGCACAGGGCCAATTCGCAGTTTCGTTAAGGTGTTGTCAAGGCTTGGCCACGGTTCTGCCACCGTTATGCCCGGCCGCGGCCATGGCGGGCCGGCGCGGCGGCTACAGCCGGGTGGCGGTGCCGTCGATGGTGCGCCGGCGGGCCTTGCGCTCCAGGTGGCGCTGCAGCAGCGCCATGTTGCGCTTGTTGGCGCGGAACAGCACATCGGCCGCGTCGCCAAGTACGGGCACTGCGCCGAGCGCGAAATCCAGCATCACGTTGCCGGCCATGCGGGCGACCAGATGGTTCGGCGCGCCAAGCTGACGGGCCTCGTAGACCAGATAGGAGCCGAGCGCCGCCGAGATGGCGTCGCCGATGCCGGGAACGAGGCCGATCATGGCGTCCAGCCCGAGCCGAACCTTGGTGCCGGGCACCTCGAACGCGCTGTCGAGCAATTGTGCCAGCACCGACAGCCGCTGCAGCGCAGCCCGCTCATAGGGATCGGCGGGGTCGAAGGTGTCGGTCCAATGCAGGTGGGTCGTGCTCATGGCGTCCAGATGGGATGCCGATGACGGGACGCAAGCCGGCCTGGCGGCAGATCAGCGATGCCGCCCGGCACCATGTTTCCGCATGGGAAGTTTCCGCTAGGTCTTGGCGCGATCCACCGAAACAGCTTCGGCCAAATCGGTGTCCGGAAACGGCGAAACGCCCCGGCCTTGATGGCGGGATCACACCTGTGCCGACCACTGCACCGGCACGAAGCGGTAGCCGGAGCCCTCGCGCAGGATGTGGCCGTTGGCCGGGAACGGGAAATGGAACCCGGCGACGCGCACCCGCTCGGCCGCGGCACGGTCGAGCAGCTTGCGGCGCGTCATTCGCGCAGTGTCCCAATCCATGTCGAACACCGCCGCCCATCCGGGATGGCGCACGAACAGCGCCGGATGGTTGGCGGTGTCGGACAGCACCAGCAGTTCCTCGCGCCCGGAGGACAGCAGGAAAGCGGTGTGGCCGGGGGTATGGCCGGGGGCGTCGATGGCGGAGATGCCACCGGCAATCTCCTGGCCCCACTCGAACCGCCTTACCCGCTCGCCGATGTCGCCGAACACGCGGCGGGCATTGCGGAAATTGCCCTCCAGCGGCTTGGGGGCGCGGCTCATCATGCCGTCGTCCATCCAGTAGGCCCACTCGGGCTGCGGCACCAGCACCTCGGCCTTGGCAAAGGCGAGCGCGCCGTCCCCGGTCTTGAGGCCGTTGATGTGATCGCCGTGGAAATGGCTGATCACCACGGTCTGGATCGAATCCGGCGCGACGCCGGCTGCCGCCAGATTGGCGGCGAGCTGGCCGCTGGTGGGGCCCAACCGGCCGCCGGTGCCAGTGTCGATCAGGATGCGCTGGCTGCCGGTGTCGACCAGCAGCGCGGTGAAGGTGAGCGGGACGGCGTCGGTCGGCAGGAAAGCCTCGGCCAGCGCCCGCGTCACCTCGTCCAGCGCGGCGTTGGGTACGAACGAGGCGTCGAGCGGACGAAGGGAGAAGCCATCGTGCAGCGCGGTGACGGTGAGGCTGCCCACCTTGTAGCGGTAGAAGCCGGGTGCCTGCGATAGCGGCTCCGGCGTGACGAGGGTGGTTCCCTCGCGTGCGGCTCCAGCCTGGCCTTGTGCCTTGGTCGCGGCGAGACTGCCGGCGGCAGCGAGGGTGAGCGATCCAGTCAGCGCGGCGCGGCGATCGATCTTCGTCATCGCATCCAACCTCATGATCCCGGCGATCGAACCGGACCAAACGCCGCTGCCGCGTTTCAGGTTCCAACCGCCGGCGGCGGGTCACGCGTTCCGCAACGGCCACGACGACAGGATGCGGAATCGTGCGTCGGGGGCGGATTGTACGAATAGCGCAAGG is from Blastochloris viridis and encodes:
- a CDS encoding TonB-dependent receptor plug domain-containing protein; the encoded protein is MAASARSALHSFLLTTSLIPLVALPALAQSDNDLPELVVTASQVPVEASKVGSAVTVIRGDELRANGITTVPDALRQVAGVAVGTTGPRGGLTEVRMRGMKPTHLMVMIDGVKVNGVDNNSFDFAGFLVDDIERIEVLRGPQSGVWGADAQAGVISVITKSGRGLAKPELTTRAEIGTRNSGGAAASARGAVGPVYGALTVSNESTRGFNVSRWGSETDGSHATVVSGKAGVDFNEYFNLEGSVHWMDRATKTDNSDYATIGYLPDWTPIPANPATYGRVVDKADTSAYDNLSASAVGTLKLWDGRWTQTFGIKSFEHNLDSRSPEWGNYFYNGQRTTLDTKGALKFETPWLAGAQNTLAIGADYQDEDYRQSGPYVDPTWTAGLSRSQTGLFAEYLLDLPTGLALSTAVRHDDFEVFEDADTWRVTASQTFSTGTRLHSSVGTGVTKPTFLQQFGSIPGTFVGNPDLKPEQSTGWDTGVEQTLIDGKLFFDVTYFWMDLTDEIRTVTLGSGLKSAVNSPMRTERQGVEVALKAEPLPWLSLEGTYTYTDADAYDTAQQTVLGATRIPMHAASGRATVKFADGRGRATVAVVFNGSMMDTYYGLNTERVELGSYTLVNALISYDLTPQTTIYLRADNMFDETYEEVYSYLSPGAVVYAGLKVKLGGEAEPKAIAARY
- a CDS encoding DUF4112 domain-containing protein; the protein is MSTTHLHWTDTFDPADPYERAALQRLSVLAQLLDSAFEVPGTKVRLGLDAMIGLVPGIGDAISAALGSYLVYEARQLGAPNHLVARMAGNVMLDFALGAVPVLGDAADVLFRANKRNMALLQRHLERKARRRTIDGTATRL
- a CDS encoding MBL fold metallo-hydrolase translates to MTKIDRRAALTGSLTLAAAGSLAATKAQGQAGAAREGTTLVTPEPLSQAPGFYRYKVGSLTVTALHDGFSLRPLDASFVPNAALDEVTRALAEAFLPTDAVPLTFTALLVDTGSQRILIDTGTGGRLGPTSGQLAANLAAAGVAPDSIQTVVISHFHGDHINGLKTGDGALAFAKAEVLVPQPEWAYWMDDGMMSRAPKPLEGNFRNARRVFGDIGERVRRFEWGQEIAGGISAIDAPGHTPGHTAFLLSSGREELLVLSDTANHPALFVRHPGWAAVFDMDWDTARMTRRKLLDRAAAERVRVAGFHFPFPANGHILREGSGYRFVPVQWSAQV